In one Sphingomonas sanguinis genomic region, the following are encoded:
- a CDS encoding glycosyltransferase: MRIVDVSGFYAAGGGGVRRYVEAKLAYAHANGDEVIVVAPGADDRLEGRRGGAVRWVAAPRFPLDRRYRMLVNAGPIHRLLDELRPDIVEASSPWRTAAIVAEWGGDAPKHWIMHADPLAAYPYRWFDRLVSHRTIDAGFGWYWRYMRRMAPAYASIVCPNGWLASRLLKGGMPQACAIPFGVEPGVFSPRLRDEGLRRRLLAACGRSPDGLLLLGVGRHSPEKNWPLAIEAARVAGAWREVALVLVGDGRDTSAVLQAAAGNPHVRLLAPTSDRAALAGLMASSDALIHACAAETFCFVAAEAAASGIPVLAPDVGGARYAAGDAARLYRSGDAASAAGAIIRLEGARPRASSPSFGRRRSMTDHFVELFDRYRASLGRAA, translated from the coding sequence ATGAGGATCGTCGACGTAAGCGGCTTCTACGCGGCCGGAGGGGGAGGCGTCCGCCGCTACGTGGAGGCCAAGCTCGCCTATGCCCACGCCAACGGCGACGAGGTGATCGTCGTCGCCCCCGGCGCAGACGATCGTCTTGAAGGACGCCGCGGAGGGGCCGTGCGCTGGGTGGCGGCGCCCCGTTTCCCTCTCGATCGCCGCTACCGCATGCTGGTGAATGCCGGACCGATACATCGGCTGCTCGACGAACTGCGCCCGGACATCGTCGAGGCGTCATCTCCGTGGCGCACTGCCGCGATCGTGGCGGAATGGGGCGGCGATGCGCCGAAGCACTGGATCATGCACGCCGATCCGCTTGCCGCATACCCGTACCGCTGGTTCGATCGGCTCGTAAGCCATCGGACGATCGATGCCGGGTTCGGTTGGTACTGGCGCTACATGCGCCGGATGGCGCCGGCGTACGCCAGCATAGTGTGCCCCAACGGTTGGCTGGCCTCCAGGCTTCTGAAGGGCGGCATGCCTCAGGCATGCGCGATACCTTTCGGCGTGGAGCCGGGCGTGTTCTCCCCCCGACTCCGCGACGAGGGACTGCGACGCCGCCTACTCGCGGCCTGCGGACGATCCCCGGACGGCCTGCTGCTGCTGGGTGTGGGCCGACACTCGCCCGAGAAGAACTGGCCGCTCGCCATCGAGGCGGCGCGGGTGGCGGGAGCTTGGCGCGAGGTCGCATTGGTGCTGGTGGGCGACGGACGAGACACGTCCGCCGTCCTCCAGGCGGCGGCCGGCAATCCGCACGTCCGCCTGCTGGCGCCGACGTCGGATAGGGCTGCGTTGGCCGGGCTGATGGCCAGTTCGGACGCTTTGATCCACGCGTGCGCCGCCGAGACGTTCTGCTTCGTCGCGGCCGAAGCCGCCGCATCGGGGATTCCGGTTCTCGCACCCGATGTGGGTGGGGCCCGCTACGCGGCAGGCGATGCCGCCAGGCTCTACAGATCCGGCGACGCGGCGAGTGCCGCCGGAGCGATAATCCGGTTGGAAGGCGCGAGACCGCGCGCCTCCTCGCCCTCATTCGGAAGGAGACGTTCCATGACCGATCACTTCGTCGAGCTGTTCGATCGCTACCGCGCCTCGCTGGGGAGGGCGGCATGA
- a CDS encoding ChbG/HpnK family deacetylase, which produces MMQDAGIRLDRSRRRRRAEAVVNLVMCADDFGRSAAIDDAIVELAERGRLGAATVMVGEAKLWRSCAALKRVGTIEIGLHVVLSGDVSAEGRATLSGGYVPRDIDGLTRAALLRRLPLDRIALEVVAQFDEFERVFGHAPHFVDGHQHCHMLPGIREIVLLTAAQRSPSCWVRSCEESLASLIRRGVDRGRALRSAVLSRGMRASARALGLRANDGFAGLYDLRDPLNYHRRLPRFMDHASGPNHLVICHPARAADSGDAIGPARVAEYDFLSRAPIELLAADRGLSLGAFR; this is translated from the coding sequence ATGATGCAGGACGCCGGTATCCGGCTCGATCGTTCTCGAAGGCGACGACGAGCAGAGGCCGTGGTCAATCTCGTCATGTGCGCCGACGACTTCGGACGAAGCGCCGCGATCGACGACGCCATCGTCGAACTCGCGGAGCGCGGTCGCCTGGGCGCGGCCACGGTGATGGTCGGAGAAGCGAAGCTCTGGCGCAGCTGCGCTGCCCTCAAGCGCGTCGGCACCATCGAGATCGGCCTGCACGTCGTCCTGAGCGGCGACGTTTCGGCGGAAGGCAGAGCCACCCTCTCCGGCGGGTATGTCCCCCGCGACATCGACGGACTCACGCGGGCCGCGCTGCTGCGACGGCTCCCGTTGGATCGGATCGCCCTCGAGGTGGTCGCACAGTTCGACGAGTTCGAGAGGGTGTTCGGACACGCTCCGCACTTCGTGGACGGCCACCAGCACTGCCATATGCTTCCGGGCATCCGGGAGATCGTGCTCCTGACGGCGGCGCAGAGGAGCCCCTCCTGCTGGGTGCGGTCATGCGAGGAATCCCTCGCATCGCTGATCCGACGCGGCGTGGACCGCGGGCGGGCTCTGCGCAGTGCGGTCCTGTCGCGCGGGATGCGGGCGTCGGCACGGGCACTCGGCCTGCGGGCGAACGACGGCTTCGCGGGACTGTACGACCTCCGCGATCCGCTGAACTACCATCGTCGCCTACCGCGCTTCATGGATCACGCCTCCGGCCCGAACCACCTCGTCATCTGCCATCCGGCGCGAGCCGCGGATTCCGGGGACGCCATCGGACCCGCGCGGGTGGCGGAGTACGATTTCCTCAGCCGGGCGCCGATCGAGCTTCTCGCGGCGGATCGCGGACTGTCGCTCGGCGCCTTCAGGTGA
- a CDS encoding TniB family NTP-binding protein, translated as MFDAIRCDFPPHTDAAEDILSVMHGAEGRTPGSPCGGGFLVAPIGTGKSETLRMAEREANADAPEGSRPALRIEIGVRGTTDTVPQAILAAFGAKRPDAGTEPVQWDRAVEMMRRHDVRILLVDEFNRAARRPTMSAAIALSIQERIMDASVCPVVLAGSEKAGTVLRAAPSVHERLDDCIDLPPLVWERAADSELMREFLAEIDETMVDEGLVLRPARLADGDVPRLLCRASRGKLRAIVKTVRTALVLALQRGGTSIVRDDLAEGVRRYCVRQQLVARNPFDDPSASFETGSTRVSGEGPRVDHEHGEESAFDHLGGQGD; from the coding sequence GTGTTCGACGCTATCCGGTGCGACTTCCCCCCGCATACGGATGCCGCAGAGGACATCCTCTCCGTGATGCACGGCGCGGAGGGCCGAACGCCTGGCAGCCCTTGCGGCGGCGGCTTCCTCGTCGCGCCGATCGGCACCGGCAAGAGCGAGACGCTCAGGATGGCGGAGCGGGAGGCGAACGCCGACGCGCCGGAGGGAAGCCGGCCGGCGCTCAGGATCGAGATCGGCGTGCGCGGTACGACCGACACGGTTCCGCAGGCGATCCTCGCGGCGTTCGGCGCCAAGCGGCCCGATGCGGGCACCGAGCCCGTACAGTGGGATCGGGCGGTAGAGATGATGCGACGGCACGATGTCCGCATCCTTCTCGTCGACGAATTCAATCGGGCGGCCCGCCGCCCGACGATGAGCGCAGCCATCGCGCTCTCGATCCAGGAGCGCATAATGGACGCCTCCGTATGCCCGGTCGTACTTGCGGGCAGCGAGAAGGCCGGCACGGTGCTGCGCGCCGCGCCTTCGGTCCATGAGCGGCTCGACGACTGCATCGACCTGCCGCCCCTCGTCTGGGAGCGCGCCGCCGACAGCGAACTCATGCGCGAGTTCCTCGCCGAGATCGACGAGACGATGGTGGACGAGGGGCTCGTCCTTCGACCGGCCCGCCTCGCCGATGGAGACGTTCCAAGGCTCCTCTGCCGTGCGTCGCGGGGCAAGCTGCGCGCGATAGTCAAGACGGTCCGGACCGCGCTCGTGCTGGCGCTCCAGCGGGGCGGAACGTCCATCGTGAGGGACGACCTCGCGGAAGGCGTGCGCCGATACTGCGTCCGGCAGCAGCTCGTCGCCCGGAATCCCTTCGACGATCCCAGTGCGTCCTTCGAAACGGGGAGTACCAGGGTCTCGGGCGAGGGACCGCGCGTGGACCACGAACACGGCGAAGAGTCCGCCTTCGACCACCTCGGCGGCCAGGGGGACTGA
- a CDS encoding DUF2141 domain-containing protein, whose protein sequence is MMNDLLLAAFSMIAQSTANCTQSGDGVPLEVEVDGWKDRAGRVRVELYPDNDRDFLADDGKLLAAGKTFRRVDVATPQSPRVSLCIMAPAAGRYALVVLHDRDGNHKFGLVPDGVGFGGNPKLGFSKPKAEAASVTVSPGGTRTRVVLNYRRGLSMRPLE, encoded by the coding sequence ATGATGAATGATCTTCTGCTCGCCGCCTTCAGCATGATAGCGCAGAGCACTGCGAACTGCACGCAGAGCGGGGACGGTGTGCCTCTCGAGGTCGAGGTGGACGGATGGAAGGACCGTGCTGGTCGGGTGCGGGTGGAACTGTATCCTGACAACGACCGGGACTTCCTGGCCGACGACGGCAAGCTCCTTGCGGCAGGAAAGACGTTTCGTCGGGTGGACGTCGCGACGCCGCAGTCCCCGCGCGTATCGCTCTGCATCATGGCTCCGGCAGCCGGCCGGTATGCGCTGGTCGTGCTCCACGACCGCGACGGGAACCACAAGTTCGGTCTCGTGCCCGACGGCGTCGGCTTCGGCGGAAACCCAAAGCTCGGCTTCTCCAAGCCCAAGGCTGAGGCTGCGTCGGTGACGGTCTCCCCAGGCGGCACTCGCACGCGCGTCGTGTTGAACTACCGCCGCGGCTTGTCGATGCGTCCGTTGGAGTGA
- a CDS encoding glycosyltransferase family 2 protein, producing the protein MAYDDPHKPHRPSASSGFDASIGSIARRAKQPRWTVVLAFYNEESEIGTTLRKLCLQSEPFRLVLVDNGSTDGSVETCVRALLGCDMDYVILRHDLVAGQTAALSRGLEAVETEFVATCDADTFYPSDYLRNAEALLDEGSEGVVAACAYYSPKNRGFLRHIAAALHQVGISRLLPRQAHVGAAGQSFRTAALRRAGGYCQVKWPYLLGDHEIMHRVFKQGGQAMSLSHWCSPSDRRTFPLRWSLTERILYHVVPFPAKDWYFRWLGRRFERRGLFAARLRERTWEMGS; encoded by the coding sequence ATGGCGTACGATGACCCCCACAAGCCGCATCGGCCGTCGGCCTCTTCCGGGTTCGACGCCTCGATCGGATCGATTGCTCGACGAGCGAAGCAGCCTCGCTGGACCGTGGTGCTCGCCTTCTACAACGAGGAATCCGAGATCGGGACTACGTTGCGCAAGCTGTGTCTCCAGTCCGAGCCGTTCCGTCTCGTTCTCGTCGATAACGGGTCGACCGATGGCAGCGTCGAAACCTGCGTGAGGGCCTTGCTCGGTTGCGATATGGACTACGTCATCCTTCGTCACGACTTGGTAGCGGGTCAGACGGCAGCGCTCTCACGGGGCTTGGAGGCCGTCGAGACCGAATTCGTCGCCACGTGCGACGCGGACACCTTCTATCCCTCGGACTACCTGCGCAACGCGGAGGCGCTCCTCGACGAGGGCAGCGAGGGGGTGGTGGCCGCATGCGCCTACTACTCCCCGAAGAATCGCGGCTTCCTGCGTCACATCGCAGCCGCTCTACATCAGGTCGGCATCTCACGGTTGCTGCCGCGACAGGCGCATGTCGGTGCTGCCGGACAGTCCTTCCGAACCGCCGCGCTGAGACGCGCGGGCGGGTACTGCCAAGTGAAATGGCCGTATCTGCTGGGCGACCACGAGATCATGCACAGGGTCTTCAAGCAGGGGGGACAGGCGATGTCGCTGTCGCACTGGTGCAGTCCCTCAGACAGACGCACCTTTCCGCTGAGGTGGTCGCTGACGGAGCGCATCCTCTACCACGTCGTGCCGTTCCCCGCGAAGGATTGGTACTTCCGCTGGCTTGGACGTCGCTTCGAACGGAGAGGGCTCTTCGCCGCCCGCCTGCGTGAACGTACGTGGGAGATGGGATCCTGA
- a CDS encoding class I SAM-dependent methyltransferase: MIVDTSLQARLRKAIRRWKVRRRQFEGGLEILNELYEMPDPWRLSSDREQARFAATNRRIEEHLPEISSVLEIGCGEGLQTRFLMDVAEEVTGLEGAARAIARARILLPSVDFIEADFDEDVPSLEGRRFSLVTMCEMLCYLKAPAAAVRRAQAHADLVLVTMYEPLARPLKPIFSGPQWSNLPPIVADGRTWLVHLWTHPPQQASPGTEGRLGHARRRRPF; encoded by the coding sequence ATGATCGTGGACACATCCCTGCAAGCAAGACTCCGGAAGGCTATCCGGCGATGGAAGGTCAGACGCCGTCAATTCGAAGGTGGCTTGGAGATACTGAACGAACTCTACGAGATGCCGGACCCGTGGCGCCTTTCCAGCGACCGGGAACAGGCCCGCTTCGCGGCTACGAACAGGCGTATCGAGGAACATCTTCCGGAGATCTCCTCCGTTCTGGAGATCGGTTGTGGCGAAGGCCTGCAGACGCGCTTCCTGATGGACGTCGCCGAGGAGGTGACAGGCCTCGAAGGCGCAGCCAGGGCGATTGCCCGGGCGCGCATCCTTCTGCCGTCCGTCGACTTCATCGAGGCCGACTTCGATGAGGACGTCCCATCGCTGGAGGGCAGGAGGTTTTCGCTCGTGACCATGTGCGAGATGCTCTGTTACCTGAAGGCTCCGGCCGCCGCGGTCCGCCGTGCGCAGGCTCACGCCGATCTCGTTCTCGTCACGATGTACGAACCCCTGGCACGCCCCTTGAAGCCCATCTTCTCCGGTCCGCAGTGGAGCAACCTTCCGCCGATCGTCGCCGACGGACGCACATGGCTGGTCCACCTCTGGACCCACCCGCCCCAGCAGGCGTCGCCGGGAACCGAGGGCCGCTTGGGCCATGCGAGGCGCAGGCGGCCGTTCTGA
- a CDS encoding outer membrane protein: MSFSTTILRLAPLSLATGFSLLAAPSASAQSEPGPYAVARAGIQLDADLKGPKPATVATPARPGATTPTAIGVLPRNIDAKPGFTGELGMGYDFGGFRLEGTVGHNTASLNSARLSDRAFAGSGRVKSLDIGVAGYVDFNSEGRLKPFVGAGIGASRVDLRATRLAVPATATTQAQAARIAGTRIRDRDWGLRWHLDAGAGYELTPTTTLELAGRYSRTSALDFTSQNRATTGGPVVTQTYKPRASSASLMLGIRQKF; this comes from the coding sequence ATGTCGTTCTCCACGACCATTCTCCGTCTCGCGCCGCTCTCCTTGGCGACCGGCTTCTCCCTTCTGGCCGCGCCGTCGGCGTCGGCGCAATCCGAACCGGGGCCGTACGCGGTCGCCCGGGCGGGCATTCAGCTCGACGCCGACCTGAAGGGCCCCAAGCCCGCGACGGTCGCGACCCCGGCCCGCCCCGGGGCGACGACGCCCACTGCGATCGGCGTGCTCCCACGCAACATCGACGCCAAGCCCGGGTTCACCGGCGAGCTCGGCATGGGCTACGACTTCGGCGGCTTCAGGCTCGAGGGCACGGTCGGCCACAACACCGCGTCACTGAACTCCGCGCGGCTGAGCGATCGCGCGTTCGCCGGTTCGGGTCGCGTCAAGTCGCTCGACATCGGCGTGGCCGGCTACGTGGACTTCAACTCGGAAGGCCGCCTGAAGCCCTTCGTCGGCGCCGGCATCGGTGCGTCGCGCGTGGACCTGCGCGCGACGCGGCTGGCCGTGCCCGCTACCGCCACGACGCAGGCGCAGGCGGCGCGGATCGCCGGCACTCGGATCAGGGATCGTGACTGGGGTCTCCGCTGGCACCTCGACGCGGGCGCTGGCTACGAGCTGACCCCGACCACGACGCTGGAGCTCGCCGGACGCTACTCGCGGACCTCCGCCCTCGACTTCACGAGCCAGAACCGAGCCACGACGGGCGGACCGGTGGTGACGCAGACGTACAAGCCGCGCGCATCGTCCGCCTCCCTCATGCTCGGCATCCGCCAGAAGTTCTGA